A genomic stretch from Sporocytophaga myxococcoides DSM 11118 includes:
- a CDS encoding GreA/GreB family elongation factor: MKKEIILSKQDYDLITSLIKNTPSDFSQYSLRKLSTELRSAKVVEGESLPADVIRVNSEVDIFDEKEKKTMTFKLVPPSVSNLKENKLSILAPLGSAIIGYRKGDIVEWEVPAGTKVFKIKEVRNS, encoded by the coding sequence ATGAAAAAGGAAATTATTTTATCAAAGCAAGACTATGATCTTATTACAAGTCTTATAAAAAATACTCCATCAGATTTTTCTCAGTATAGTTTGAGAAAGCTTAGTACTGAGTTAAGATCTGCTAAAGTTGTAGAAGGTGAAAGTCTACCTGCAGATGTAATAAGAGTAAACTCTGAAGTTGATATTTTTGATGAAAAAGAAAAGAAAACAATGACCTTCAAACTTGTTCCACCTTCTGTTTCTAATCTTAAAGAAAATAAGTTATCCATATTAGCTCCGCTGGGGTCGGCTATTATCGGGTATAGAAAGGGAGATATTGTAGAGTGGGAGGTACCGGCAGGTACGAAGGTATTTAAAATTAAAGAGGTAAGGAATTCATGA
- a CDS encoding zinc ribbon domain-containing protein YjdM, with product MTEENKPCPQCKSPYGYLSGSLMMCPECGHEWDPNEVEETGLVVKDVNGNILKDGDSVVVIKNLPVKGSPQPVKAGTKVKNIKLVEGDHNIDCKIDGFGSMALKSEFVKKA from the coding sequence ATGACAGAAGAAAACAAACCATGCCCACAATGCAAATCTCCTTACGGGTATTTAAGCGGATCGTTGATGATGTGCCCTGAATGCGGACATGAGTGGGATCCTAATGAAGTGGAAGAAACGGGGCTTGTAGTAAAAGATGTAAATGGAAATATTCTAAAAGACGGTGACTCTGTAGTGGTAATAAAAAATTTGCCGGTAAAAGGATCTCCACAGCCAGTAAAAGCAGGGACAAAAGTGAAAAACATCAAGTTAGTAGAAGGTGATCATAACATAGATTGCAAGATAGATGGATTTGGGTCAATGGCTTTAAAATCGGAGTTTGTGAAGAAAGCATAA
- a CDS encoding T9SS type A sorting domain-containing protein: MHISIHWFYHLYPNPTEKHFILETGADLIEQASICDLQGVLQYSMNGKSYIGTRLIDVSSLNAGVYILKISDGQRGVR, translated from the coding sequence TTGCATATAAGCATACACTGGTTTTATCATCTATATCCTAATCCTACAGAAAAACATTTCATTCTTGAGACTGGTGCAGACCTTATAGAGCAAGCATCAATATGCGATTTGCAGGGTGTCTTGCAGTATTCAATGAATGGAAAAAGTTATATAGGAACACGCCTTATTGATGTGAGTAGTTTGAATGCTGGTGTATACATTTTAAAAATAAGTGATGGCCAAAGAGGGGTGAGATAG
- a CDS encoding T9SS type A sorting domain-containing protein yields the protein MAVTAGNILLNTTVKAQVTQSCGTTIQNGQNLTKNGDFTAGNDGSFTFTPAGAGGYTYFTCADAFPSSSCYSNPGKIWVGPSSDWFNQAFNVGASGFGNPIKDHSPTADNNFLMVDGVCQLGINAWSQQVAVVPGTWYYFECYVTNLNRSGTSNDLAILNFDINGDNLTLTTGGSTFTTSSTQGIWQVVTATWQCPPGITSAAISIQNTTTGTACNTGVDFGLDDITFTPGCAFADASTQQPALSSTGTLCGTGGAGLTLNPGTPASYIYEWKNSAGAQLSTSSTYKATSAGTYVVCVKNGAGGCLKSDVITITGNYTLALPNPVKLCDPPSITLNPGFNGPGVTFKWLSSDNGTKWDTIKGTLGVASTYTANSAKYYKVVANDPTPGCGEVVSNVSQITTLQTAVPKDAYFCAPGTAKLSVTGPATSTYKWYASPTSTTALQTGTTYTTPSISTATTYYVEDVTVYNTTMGKAAISGTYGNRSLDQYKTAFTAKQSFIIDSVTVYWWMNNSNPNDPITVQIQLTNNPGGTTAPTVIDPGVPFTTTNSGAQTLGIIKPTYPTAGVQIYAVRVPVKITVPAAGTYRLTAKNGATGNAQIENPTTAPYPISDDAGGTIGIITGTSEGGNAVGTAFYGGLYNWKILYNLNCGRIPVKATPDCTQPLEFLYFGVKQETDKKVLLSWITAFEKNTNRFIIEKSINGIDFYEIGTLSAAGESSTPLTYTFTDNKTEGQVYYRVNEIDNDGSVYKTQIKSVKSVNEASIKVWPNPNKGKFNLVITGVEDSDYVELELSNTMGQKIIDLIERRTGLIFSSEINPEGLEPGVYILNVRTDKDILTEKIIVE from the coding sequence ATGGCTGTAACCGCAGGCAATATATTGTTAAATACTACAGTAAAGGCTCAGGTTACTCAATCATGTGGAACTACCATTCAAAATGGGCAGAACCTCACTAAAAACGGTGATTTTACTGCTGGCAATGATGGCTCTTTCACTTTTACTCCTGCAGGAGCAGGAGGATACACTTACTTCACTTGCGCAGATGCTTTCCCTTCTTCTTCCTGCTATTCTAACCCGGGAAAGATATGGGTAGGCCCAAGTTCAGACTGGTTTAATCAGGCGTTTAACGTGGGAGCAAGTGGTTTTGGAAATCCTATTAAAGATCATTCTCCAACGGCTGATAATAATTTTCTAATGGTAGACGGTGTCTGTCAGCTTGGCATCAATGCGTGGAGCCAACAAGTAGCGGTGGTTCCTGGTACCTGGTATTATTTTGAATGTTATGTTACAAACCTGAATAGATCAGGAACTTCAAATGACCTCGCCATATTGAATTTTGATATTAATGGTGATAACCTCACGTTAACTACTGGTGGAAGTACATTTACAACTTCCTCTACTCAGGGAATTTGGCAAGTAGTAACTGCAACATGGCAATGTCCTCCTGGAATAACGTCTGCAGCCATCAGTATTCAGAATACAACCACAGGTACAGCCTGTAATACAGGTGTGGATTTTGGTCTGGATGATATTACCTTTACTCCGGGATGTGCGTTTGCAGATGCTTCTACGCAGCAGCCCGCATTGTCTTCAACAGGTACCTTATGTGGTACTGGCGGTGCCGGATTGACACTTAATCCAGGAACGCCTGCAAGTTATATCTATGAATGGAAAAACAGCGCGGGAGCCCAGTTGTCAACCTCATCAACATATAAGGCTACAAGTGCAGGAACATATGTTGTATGCGTTAAAAACGGGGCGGGAGGATGTTTAAAATCCGATGTAATTACGATAACAGGAAATTATACCTTGGCATTGCCGAATCCTGTTAAATTATGTGATCCTCCTTCAATAACTCTTAATCCAGGTTTTAATGGACCAGGCGTTACATTTAAATGGCTTTCATCAGACAATGGTACCAAGTGGGATACAATTAAAGGAACACTTGGAGTCGCGTCAACTTACACAGCTAATTCTGCCAAGTATTATAAAGTAGTGGCAAATGATCCAACTCCAGGTTGTGGTGAAGTTGTCTCAAACGTTTCTCAAATCACTACACTGCAAACTGCTGTCCCTAAAGATGCTTATTTCTGCGCTCCTGGAACAGCTAAATTGTCCGTTACCGGCCCTGCTACTTCTACTTATAAATGGTATGCAAGTCCAACGAGCACAACAGCACTTCAAACTGGTACCACATACACAACCCCATCGATTTCCACTGCTACGACTTATTATGTCGAAGATGTAACTGTTTATAACACCACAATGGGAAAAGCTGCAATAAGTGGTACATATGGCAACAGATCTTTAGATCAATATAAAACGGCATTTACGGCGAAGCAAAGTTTCATCATTGACAGTGTAACAGTTTACTGGTGGATGAATAATAGTAATCCTAATGATCCCATAACAGTTCAGATTCAGTTAACCAATAATCCTGGGGGAACAACAGCACCGACAGTAATAGATCCCGGAGTACCATTCACTACAACCAATAGTGGTGCTCAGACATTAGGGATCATAAAACCTACATATCCAACTGCTGGAGTACAGATTTATGCAGTAAGAGTTCCGGTTAAAATTACAGTACCTGCCGCTGGTACTTATAGACTCACAGCTAAAAATGGGGCGACAGGAAATGCACAGATTGAAAATCCTACCACTGCCCCTTATCCCATCTCTGACGACGCAGGTGGCACTATTGGTATAATAACAGGGACATCAGAAGGGGGAAATGCCGTTGGTACTGCTTTTTATGGAGGACTATATAACTGGAAAATTTTATATAATCTTAATTGTGGGAGAATTCCTGTAAAGGCTACCCCAGATTGCACACAGCCTCTTGAATTTCTTTATTTTGGAGTGAAACAAGAGACGGATAAAAAAGTTCTCTTAAGTTGGATTACTGCATTCGAAAAGAATACAAATCGATTTATTATTGAGAAGTCGATCAATGGCATTGATTTTTATGAGATAGGAACGCTCAGTGCTGCTGGTGAAAGCTCTACTCCACTGACATATACGTTTACAGATAATAAAACTGAAGGCCAAGTTTACTACAGGGTAAATGAAATAGATAATGATGGCTCTGTGTATAAAACTCAAATAAAGAGTGTAAAGTCCGTAAATGAAGCAAGTATAAAAGTCTGGCCGAACCCAAACAAAGGAAAGTTTAACCTGGTGATTACTGGAGTTGAAGATTCGGATTATGTTGAACTGGAATTATCAAATACTATGGGTCAAAAGATTATCGATCTTATTGAAAGAAGAACTGGCCTAATATTTTCAAGTGAGATAAACCCGGAAGGTTTAGAGCCTGGAGTATACATTCTTAATGTAAGAACGGATAAAGATATATTAACGGAAAAAATAATAGTAGAGTAA
- a CDS encoding NAD-dependent epimerase/dehydratase family protein, whose translation MKVIITGATGMVGEGVLLECLENTEVKKILMINRKPSPIKHAKLEELIVPDFMKLENYKESLSGYDGCFYCAGISSIGMSEEKYTYITYDTTMHFAKVLASINPNLVFNFVSGGHTDSTEKGKLMWARVKGKTENDLMKLPFKAVYNFRPGFMKPFKGQKNVKRIFRIIIPIIPLLFPQASLTMKQVGQAMINVVKKGYSKHILEISDIRLLAG comes from the coding sequence ATGAAAGTTATTATAACCGGTGCCACAGGTATGGTGGGAGAAGGCGTTTTGCTGGAATGTCTTGAAAATACTGAAGTAAAGAAGATACTGATGATCAATCGCAAACCTTCACCTATCAAACATGCCAAACTGGAAGAACTTATTGTGCCTGATTTTATGAAGCTTGAAAATTACAAGGAAAGCTTATCTGGCTATGATGGCTGTTTTTATTGTGCCGGGATAAGCTCAATCGGCATGAGTGAAGAGAAGTATACTTATATAACTTATGATACAACCATGCACTTTGCAAAAGTACTTGCAAGCATAAATCCGAATCTGGTATTTAATTTTGTTTCTGGAGGTCATACAGACAGTACAGAAAAGGGAAAGTTGATGTGGGCACGGGTTAAAGGGAAAACTGAAAATGATTTAATGAAGCTTCCATTTAAAGCTGTTTATAATTTTCGTCCTGGATTTATGAAGCCTTTCAAAGGACAAAAGAATGTGAAAAGAATTTTTAGAATTATCATTCCAATTATTCCTTTATTATTTCCCCAAGCTTCATTAACAATGAAACAGGTGGGCCAGGCAATGATCAATGTTGTTAAGAAAGGTTATTCTAAACATATTTTAGAAATAAGCGATATCAGGTTATTGGCTGGATAA
- a CDS encoding STAS domain-containing protein, whose product MNNNLLADLLLKKQKEILEQWMKNQLANATLREDLMSNENLRIQSGEMLDYLIKAIKKGNFEDLNSREFEPIVEMLQGLSISRAQQGYTPKETAIYVFSLKEALINLLIKDMADSRELVDAVVLISQLLDQLGIITFETFIKGRESVILRQTQEINEISTPVIRVWDGILALPIIGTLDSARTQIVMENLLQEIVDTGSSIAILDISGVPAVDSLVAQHLIKTVSATRLMGAECIISGIRAEIAQTIVHLGIDLSNIQTKASLAAALKHAFGMLQLEVKKGERKIVR is encoded by the coding sequence ATGAATAATAATTTATTAGCAGATCTGCTTCTTAAGAAGCAAAAAGAAATTTTAGAACAATGGATGAAGAATCAGCTGGCAAATGCAACGCTGCGCGAAGATCTTATGAGCAATGAAAATTTGCGAATACAATCTGGTGAAATGCTTGACTATCTGATTAAAGCAATTAAAAAAGGAAATTTTGAAGATTTAAATTCCAGAGAATTTGAGCCCATTGTTGAGATGTTGCAAGGCTTGTCGATATCAAGAGCTCAACAAGGCTATACTCCAAAGGAGACAGCGATATATGTATTTTCTTTAAAAGAAGCATTGATAAATCTGTTAATAAAAGATATGGCAGATTCAAGAGAACTTGTTGATGCTGTTGTATTAATAAGTCAACTTCTTGATCAGCTTGGTATTATAACATTTGAAACCTTTATCAAAGGCCGTGAATCAGTAATTCTAAGACAGACACAGGAAATTAATGAAATCTCAACTCCTGTTATTCGCGTTTGGGATGGAATTTTGGCTTTACCCATCATTGGGACCCTGGACAGTGCAAGAACACAGATTGTGATGGAAAACTTGCTTCAGGAGATAGTGGATACTGGAAGCAGCATTGCAATATTGGATATCTCAGGAGTACCTGCAGTAGATTCTCTTGTAGCTCAACACCTCATCAAAACAGTGAGCGCCACTAGACTAATGGGAGCGGAATGCATTATCAGTGGTATAAGAGCAGAGATTGCTCAGACTATAGTTCATTTGGGTATAGATCTATCAAATATCCAGACCAAAGCAAGCCTGGCCGCCGCATTGAAACACGCATTTGGAATGCTACAACTTGAAGTAAAGAAGGGAGAAAGGAAGATTGTAAGATAA
- a CDS encoding STAS domain-containing protein, which translates to MGEFLLVTIQVDMYDRLALNLENDLVTMIKKVEAKGVLIDISAVSIVDSFMGRILGNIATMSKILDAETVVVGMQPAVAITLVELGLPLPGVHTALDVEKGMLLLQKKLNFYEEDEDGDLDQHDSTE; encoded by the coding sequence ATGGGCGAATTTTTACTTGTAACTATTCAAGTAGATATGTATGATCGTCTGGCCCTGAATCTTGAAAATGATCTTGTGACTATGATTAAGAAGGTAGAAGCCAAAGGTGTATTGATAGATATATCGGCAGTTTCTATTGTTGACTCTTTTATGGGAAGAATTCTTGGGAATATAGCCACAATGTCAAAAATATTAGATGCTGAAACTGTTGTTGTTGGAATGCAGCCAGCTGTAGCAATTACACTTGTGGAGCTTGGCCTTCCGCTCCCAGGAGTACATACAGCATTAGATGTTGAAAAAGGTATGCTCCTTCTTCAAAAGAAATTGAACTTTTATGAAGAAGACGAGGACGGAGACCTGGATCAACATGATAGCACTGAATAA
- a CDS encoding anti-sigma regulatory factor — translation MIALNKEKISIEKEQDVVFFRQRLKEHAVKIGMSVLNQTKLITAASELVRNMLKYGGGGEITIEVVNEKMQVGVRVIFADKGPGIPDISKAMQDGYSTGKSLGLGLPGAKRLVNEFDIKSTVGVGTTVSIVRWKNGF, via the coding sequence ATGATAGCACTGAATAAGGAGAAGATATCAATTGAAAAGGAACAGGATGTAGTCTTTTTCAGACAAAGGCTTAAAGAACATGCGGTAAAGATAGGCATGTCTGTTCTTAATCAGACGAAACTGATAACAGCGGCAAGCGAGCTTGTCAGGAATATGTTGAAATACGGAGGTGGCGGAGAGATTACAATTGAAGTAGTTAATGAGAAAATGCAAGTAGGAGTAAGGGTTATTTTTGCCGATAAAGGGCCAGGTATTCCTGATATCTCAAAGGCTATGCAGGACGGCTATTCCACCGGAAAGAGCCTGGGGCTTGGCTTGCCCGGAGCAAAAAGACTTGTTAATGAATTTGATATAAAAAGTACAGTAGGAGTTGGTACTACAGTTTCAATAGTGAGGTGGAAGAATGGATTTTAA